A region of Epinephelus moara isolate mb chromosome 15, YSFRI_EMoa_1.0, whole genome shotgun sequence DNA encodes the following proteins:
- the pln gene encoding cardiac phospholamban, protein MERVQHMTKSAIRRASQIEVNPQAKRNLQELFVNFTLILICLLLIYIIVLLSS, encoded by the coding sequence ATGGAGCGTGTTCAGCACATGACCAAGTCGGCCATCCGCCGAGCGTCTCAGATCGAGGTGAATCCACAAGCCAAGAGGAACCTGCAGGAGCTGTTCGTCAACTTCACCCTCATCCTCATCTGCCTGCTCCTCATTTACATCATCGTCCTGCTGAGCAGCTGA